A genomic stretch from Marinobacter fonticola includes:
- the xrt gene encoding exosortase: protein MAVKQGKRNVDAVYPVIFIVAFLLFSWSTLEGLAARWVKWDETFSHGFLLLAISAVLSVKTWWRLHPKVGFYWVWLLPFIAALLLHLSGSILRIETFQQLAFVPVLLGGLALMWGWRQIIPFIVPVGLLVFALPFWEYLEWPLQVVTVNVNELMLSPLNIEFIVEGVFVYFPGVGAFEIANGCSGLRYLLVGLTLCVLYGELNLNAWKSRFLLIAAGVALALAANWIRVFVILHQGYETNMTSSLVEDHDMFGWWVFAATLIPVFLFARYLEKKEAGAPQGGVGDTQRPSQVQGRPLFGVLSTIVPMLLIGGFTWYSMAQFQSPAQSAAAYQEFTAVDEAHWLPVFQKQLAGWQPHVQRPDRSLERTYVERGSISSAGARKQLFVGLYSYDFQRPGREVVQYYNRLFSNEKLMPESTFKVDAGNGVEMGGLSLRYRQSEQRIHIAYGYYVEGQWKSTELQAKLAQLPGIFNARSDASLLVLGIVCQSCDPKQALSSLAGSISGEVEPYLDSLYR, encoded by the coding sequence ATGGCAGTAAAGCAGGGCAAGCGAAATGTCGACGCGGTTTATCCTGTCATCTTCATCGTCGCCTTTCTTCTATTCAGTTGGTCAACCCTCGAAGGTCTTGCCGCCCGCTGGGTCAAGTGGGACGAAACCTTTTCCCATGGTTTTCTTCTTTTAGCCATAAGTGCTGTTTTATCCGTCAAAACCTGGTGGCGCCTCCATCCCAAAGTCGGTTTCTACTGGGTCTGGTTGCTGCCTTTCATCGCTGCCCTGTTATTACATTTGTCTGGCAGCATTCTTAGGATCGAGACGTTCCAGCAACTGGCCTTTGTTCCCGTGTTGCTTGGGGGCCTGGCTCTCATGTGGGGGTGGCGCCAGATAATACCGTTTATCGTTCCCGTCGGGCTCTTGGTCTTTGCACTTCCGTTCTGGGAGTACCTCGAGTGGCCCCTGCAGGTCGTAACGGTCAACGTAAATGAGCTGATGTTGTCGCCGTTGAATATTGAATTTATTGTCGAGGGGGTTTTTGTTTATTTTCCCGGTGTTGGGGCGTTTGAGATTGCAAACGGATGCTCCGGGCTACGCTATTTATTGGTCGGATTGACCTTATGCGTCCTGTACGGCGAGCTGAATTTAAACGCTTGGAAATCTCGCTTCCTGTTAATTGCTGCAGGTGTGGCTTTGGCTCTGGCAGCAAACTGGATTCGTGTATTCGTCATCCTCCACCAAGGCTACGAGACGAATATGACGTCGTCCTTGGTGGAAGACCATGACATGTTTGGTTGGTGGGTCTTCGCAGCAACGCTTATTCCCGTGTTTCTGTTTGCTCGCTATCTGGAGAAAAAGGAAGCTGGGGCGCCCCAAGGTGGAGTAGGCGATACGCAACGTCCCAGTCAAGTACAGGGCCGCCCGCTGTTCGGTGTTTTATCGACGATCGTGCCCATGCTCCTCATTGGCGGCTTTACCTGGTACAGCATGGCGCAGTTCCAGTCGCCGGCTCAATCTGCGGCCGCTTACCAAGAATTTACTGCAGTCGACGAAGCTCATTGGCTACCGGTTTTTCAGAAGCAGTTAGCGGGGTGGCAACCTCATGTTCAGCGGCCTGATCGAAGTCTGGAACGAACCTATGTTGAACGCGGCTCCATAAGCAGCGCCGGCGCGCGCAAGCAGCTCTTCGTTGGGCTCTACTCTTATGATTTTCAACGGCCGGGACGCGAGGTTGTGCAGTACTACAACCGTCTCTTCTCCAACGAGAAACTGATGCCTGAAAGTACGTTCAAGGTAGATGCTGGAAACGGTGTGGAGATGGGCGGGCTTTCTCTACGTTATCGCCAGTCGGAACAACGTATCCATATTGCCTACGGCTACTATGTCGAAGGCCAATGGAAGAGCACCGAACTGCAAGCAAAACTCGCTCAGTTACCCGGGATTTTCAATGCAAGGTCCGATGCCTCACTTTTGGTGTTGGGCATTGTTTGCCAATCCTGTGATCCAAAGCAGGCTCTATCGTCTCTGGCCGGTTCGATTAGCGGGGAGGTCGAACCCTATCTCGACAGCCTCTATAGATAG
- a CDS encoding PA14 domain-containing protein, translating into MSIGRALGLGSAIILINGCQTWEYKDIGTLPPTAALPERSEPGKVQVRYFNNVNGNKVSSLTTLESYPDDPDEVVEITSLQVIENRGENYGALIRGYIIPPSSGEYQFFVSGDDETQLFVSNSPSPDGAEMIASVTGWTNREDYSKYSSQSSPIQTLEAGQRYYFEIRFKESVGGDHFSVAWQGPGIARQVITSDYIATWAQPRLSEDMNTQEAYSLGYRVGYVDGDQGLPLDPSFPPRDEDGDGLYDNWEVVYGLNPDDPSDALSDYDGDLLPAADEFLVGTSPIQADTDNDGIPDGYEYAYGLDPRDPNDASLDMDGDGYTNLEEYRADTDVDDADDVPAETAEPAAVNGLVGQYYTGRNFNQFVTARHDGTVNFHWSGDTTPAPGVPADNFSVRWSGQFTAPHSSGSEQYQFTARTDDGVRLYVDGQLVVNDWRDHGAMTFSHTSTLAAGQTVPVVMEYYERGGGATAELTVTHLNSGQTLPATAVFESPDPYSSGFQDTDNDGIPDTWELRFGLNPLSSDASSILNSSGVTSLEAYQSGLNPWSLDLAAGSAPDSPEKEIDISGDARLSWSAPLTRQDGSSLSLSEIDHYEIDYGLVPEELNLSVTVPGDATSHSFDNLSTGTWYFTIQVVDTQGLTSPPSDTVSKTVE; encoded by the coding sequence ATGTCTATTGGAAGAGCGTTGGGGCTAGGTAGTGCGATCATTCTCATAAATGGTTGTCAAACCTGGGAATACAAGGACATTGGTACACTTCCCCCGACCGCCGCACTGCCAGAACGTAGCGAGCCCGGCAAAGTGCAAGTACGCTACTTCAATAACGTAAACGGTAACAAAGTAAGCAGCCTTACTACTCTTGAGAGCTACCCTGACGATCCCGATGAGGTGGTAGAAATCACCTCTCTTCAAGTCATCGAGAATCGTGGGGAAAACTACGGCGCACTTATTCGCGGCTACATTATTCCCCCGTCAAGCGGCGAATACCAATTCTTCGTCAGCGGTGACGACGAAACCCAGTTGTTCGTCAGTAACTCGCCATCCCCAGACGGCGCGGAGATGATCGCGTCGGTCACCGGCTGGACTAACCGTGAGGATTACAGCAAGTACAGCTCCCAGTCTTCTCCGATCCAAACCCTGGAGGCCGGACAACGCTACTACTTCGAGATCCGGTTTAAGGAAAGCGTCGGCGGCGATCATTTCAGTGTCGCTTGGCAAGGTCCAGGCATTGCCCGTCAAGTCATCACCAGTGACTACATTGCAACCTGGGCTCAACCAAGACTATCGGAAGACATGAACACCCAAGAGGCGTACTCCCTCGGCTACCGTGTTGGCTACGTAGATGGGGACCAGGGGCTCCCTTTAGACCCTTCATTCCCTCCGCGGGACGAGGATGGAGATGGGCTCTACGACAACTGGGAAGTCGTATACGGGCTTAATCCCGACGACCCCAGCGATGCATTGTCAGACTATGATGGGGATTTGCTTCCCGCAGCGGATGAATTCCTGGTTGGAACGTCTCCCATCCAAGCGGACACCGACAACGATGGCATACCCGATGGGTATGAATACGCTTATGGCCTGGATCCGAGAGATCCTAACGACGCTTCGCTGGATATGGATGGCGACGGGTATACAAACCTTGAGGAATACAGGGCGGATACCGATGTCGACGACGCGGACGATGTTCCTGCGGAGACCGCGGAACCGGCCGCCGTGAACGGTTTGGTCGGCCAGTACTACACCGGGCGCAATTTTAATCAGTTCGTGACTGCACGACACGATGGCACAGTCAATTTCCACTGGTCCGGAGATACGACCCCCGCCCCGGGGGTGCCAGCAGATAACTTCAGCGTCCGCTGGAGTGGCCAGTTTACGGCACCTCATAGCAGCGGCTCGGAGCAATATCAGTTCACGGCACGTACGGACGATGGCGTACGCCTGTACGTCGATGGACAATTAGTGGTCAATGATTGGCGTGATCATGGCGCCATGACCTTTAGCCATACATCAACCCTGGCGGCGGGCCAAACGGTTCCTGTCGTAATGGAATACTACGAGCGAGGGGGTGGCGCGACCGCAGAACTCACCGTCACCCATCTAAACAGCGGTCAAACGCTTCCGGCAACGGCCGTCTTCGAGTCCCCGGACCCCTACTCCAGCGGCTTCCAGGACACCGACAACGACGGCATCCCCGATACGTGGGAATTGCGTTTCGGGCTGAACCCGTTGTCGAGCGATGCGAGCAGCATCCTCAACAGTAGCGGTGTCACCAGCCTTGAAGCCTATCAAAGCGGACTCAATCCTTGGTCCCTGGATTTGGCTGCTGGGTCAGCGCCTGACTCTCCCGAAAAGGAGATAGATATATCAGGCGATGCCAGACTCAGTTGGAGTGCACCGCTCACACGTCAAGATGGCAGCTCACTCTCCCTGAGCGAGATTGATCATTACGAGATCGACTACGGACTGGTACCTGAAGAACTGAATCTATCCGTGACGGTCCCCGGGGACGCCACGTCTCATTCCTTCGACAATTTAAGCACAGGTACCTGGTATTTTACGATTCAGGTCGTAGACACTCAGGGGCTAACAAGCCCGCCGTCGGACACCGTTTCAAAGACAGTTGAGTAA
- a CDS encoding ParB N-terminal domain-containing protein, translating to MKGIPLRSLFKKSLKSTFSIVGLEIESKENKKGVLPPVYETLDEAIYAKNIGLSVAYNCPLEKCVTPTGFSFSEDRFHPFVTALEEINNHPQTPSYLGSFLERYYQAWTPENGRGVYPGFNHAPDGLRAVSAITIHSPWMDATPEHRQILMERTIAYENATANHPELPFSAGYGLHGPVTPEKGQLEFERLLKVNRAIKEKGYDRTISKEDITAIAIERTGEYRFCIMHGQHRMAALAALKYRQVPVNITKLLHYNEIEHWPQVYRGVWSTSQARAYIDHLFDFESEKWAKQQRLIK from the coding sequence ATGAAGGGCATACCGCTTAGATCGCTATTTAAAAAATCGCTCAAGTCAACATTTTCTATAGTGGGCTTGGAAATTGAAAGCAAAGAAAATAAAAAGGGTGTTCTTCCTCCGGTTTACGAAACACTGGACGAAGCTATTTACGCCAAAAACATCGGACTCTCGGTAGCCTATAATTGCCCACTGGAAAAATGCGTTACCCCGACCGGGTTCTCTTTTTCTGAAGATAGATTCCATCCATTTGTGACAGCCCTAGAAGAAATTAATAACCATCCACAAACACCTTCATACTTAGGCTCGTTTCTAGAACGTTACTACCAGGCCTGGACCCCCGAGAATGGCCGCGGTGTCTATCCTGGGTTTAACCATGCGCCAGATGGACTGAGGGCAGTTTCAGCGATTACCATCCACTCGCCCTGGATGGACGCCACCCCCGAGCATCGACAAATATTGATGGAACGGACCATCGCGTACGAAAATGCCACAGCCAACCATCCAGAGCTGCCCTTCTCAGCAGGCTACGGTCTGCATGGCCCCGTTACGCCCGAAAAAGGCCAACTCGAATTTGAACGGCTTTTGAAAGTAAATCGAGCGATCAAAGAAAAAGGATATGATCGTACCATCAGCAAGGAAGATATCACTGCGATAGCGATTGAGCGAACCGGGGAGTATCGTTTTTGCATCATGCATGGCCAGCACCGAATGGCCGCCCTGGCAGCATTAAAGTACAGACAAGTCCCCGTCAATATTACGAAGTTACTGCATTACAATGAAATAGAACACTGGCCCCAAGTATACCGAGGCGTATGGAGCACCTCTCAGGCCCGAGCCTATATAGATCACCTCTTCGATTTCGAATCGGAAAAATGGGCCAAACAGCAGCGCTTGATAAAGTAA